The Rhodopirellula halodulae genome includes the window TCATCGAATCGTAGTAAGGCGGAACAACGTATCCGGTCTGCACGTGCGAATCGAATCGAACGCCCATCCCACCAGGAACAAACATCGATTTGATTTGTCCGGGGCAGGGTTGGAAGTTCTTCGTTGGATCTTCCGCGTTAAGGCGACATTCGATCGCGTGGCCGGTGGGGCTCAGTTCTTCTTGGCGGAATGACAGAGGCAATCCTGCAGCGACGCGAATTTGCTCTTGGATCAGGTCGACGCCGGTGATCATTTCGGAAACCGGGTGTTCCACCTGGATCCGCGCGTTCACTTCGATGAAGTAGAAGTTGTAGTCCTTGTCGACGATGAATTCGACGGTTCCCGCACCGGAGTAGTCCGCGCCGGCGATCATCCGAACGGCAGCGTCGCAAATGGCTTCGCGACGATCTTGGGGAAGATCAGGGCTGGGGGCTTCTTCGACGAGTTTTTGGTGTCGGCGTTGGACACTGCAGTCGCGTTCGAACAGGTGGCAAACGTTACCATGTGCGTCCGCGATGACTTGGACTTCGATGTGACGAGGCTGCTGAATGAACTTTTCCAGGTACACGCCACCGTTGCCGAATGCCGCCATCGCTTCGTTGCGAGCCGCTTCCAGTTGGCTTTTCAACACGTCTTCGGTCTCGGCCACTCGCATGCCTTTACCGCCACCACCTGCGGTGGCTTTGATCAGCACGGGGAAGCCAATCTCTTTGGCGGTGTCGATGGCACGGTCAAAGTCGGTGATCAATCCATCGCTGCCGGGAACGACCGGAACGTTTTGCGCGATGGCCATCGAGCGAGCGGTGTTCTTGTCGCCGAGTTTGTCCATCGCGGTCGGCGAAGGGCCGATGAACTCAAAGCCACTGCTGCGGCATTGCTCGTTGAATTGAGCGTTTTCGGCCAAGAAGCCATAACCGGGGTGGATGGCATCAACGCCGGCCACTTCAGCCGTGGCGATGATGCGGTCGATCTTGAGATAGCTGTCCACGCTGCGTGCGGTGCCGACGCAATAAGCGTGGTCGGCCAACTTCACGTGCATGGAATCGGCGTCGGCTTCGCTGTACACCGCGACGGATTCAATGCCCATTTCACGGCAGGCACGGATCACTCGGAGCGCAATCTCGCCACGGTTGGCGATCAGAATTCGTTCGAACATGAATTAGCCGTCAACTTGGACGCGGAAGAGAGGTTTGCCGAAATCAACGGCTTGTTGGTCGCTGACAAGCACTTCCACGATCTTTCCGCGGCATTCGGCGGGGATCTCGTTGAAGACCTTCATGGCTTCGACGATGCAGACCACGGTGTCTTCGCTGACCACGTCACCGACTTTGGCAAACGGTGGGGCTTCCGGGTTGGCCTTGGAATAGAACGTGCCGACCATGGGTGAGTTGATCGTGATCGTTCCCGCGGTGCTGGCTGAGTCATCACCACCCGCGGCAGCGGGGGCAGGAGCCGAAGCCGCGGCGGGAGCGGGGGCTGGTGCGGCGGGAGCCGCAGGCATCGCCGGAGCAGGAATCATGGCGGGGGCCGAGCCACCACGAGTCAGCTTGATGCGGTCGTCGGCCTGTTGCAGATCCACTTCGTTCAGTTCGTGTTGCTCCATCAATTCGACGATTTGGCGAATCCGATCGATGTCAAACACATCCCCGCCGTCGGGTTTTTCCGATTTCATACGAAGTCCGATACCTGCAAAGTCCAATGATTTCCAAGCCCATAATAGAGCTCGAGCAATCGTTTCTGGGTCAACAATAATTCCGCCACGTTTTACACAACAAGCCGACAATCATCGAGACCCTTTGGCAGGCTGGTCAGACGCTCAAATCCGGTGGCGGTCACCAGGATGTCATCTTCGATCCGAATGCCAAATTCGCCTTCGAAATAGACGCCGGGTTCAACGGTCAGGACCATGCCTTCTTGCAGTGTTTCTTTCGACATGGGGCCCATGCGTGGATCCTCGTGAATTTGCAGGCCAAATCCGTGTCCAAGTCCGTGCTTGAACGCGTCGCCTAGGCCGGCTTTTTGAAGCACGTTGCGTGCAGCCGCATCGACTTGAATCGCTTCCACGCCGTCTCGGATGGTCTCAATCGCGGCCTCCTGTGCCTCCAAAACCACTTGGTAAGCGGACTCAAAACGGTCGGAGGTGGCGGAGCGAACCTCCGGTTTGTGAAACGTTCGGGTGATGTCACTGCAATAGCCGTCCACGCGTGCCCCCCAATCGATGAGCAGCGTCCGGCAATCGGCGAGTGCGACGTCTCGCGGGTGATAGTGGGGCAGGGCACCGCTGGGTTCGGCGCCGGCGATCACGTCAAAGGCCACGCCGGATGCGCCCAAACTTCGCATGGTGGATTCCAATTCATGGGCGATCTGTCGTTCGGTGGTTTGCG containing:
- a CDS encoding M24 family metallopeptidase, producing MTTRIERLVTSMAELDQPVEALLICSEVNVRYLSGFTGDSTWLLVRSNGQATLLSDRRYETQIAEQCPNLESAIRPPSQTLVSLLAEYLGDVSIQSIGFEADHVHVATLRDWRDQIEGVQWVETSNVVEQLRWIKDADELATIRRAISVAERSFLSVIHKLTPQTTERQIAHELESTMRSLGASGVAFDVIAGAEPSGALPHYHPRDVALADCRTLLIDWGARVDGYCSDITRTFHKPEVRSATSDRFESAYQVVLEAQEAAIETIRDGVEAIQVDAAARNVLQKAGLGDAFKHGLGHGFGLQIHEDPRMGPMSKETLQEGMVLTVEPGVYFEGEFGIRIEDDILVTATGFERLTSLPKGLDDCRLVV
- the accC gene encoding acetyl-CoA carboxylase biotin carboxylase subunit, with protein sequence MFERILIANRGEIALRVIRACREMGIESVAVYSEADADSMHVKLADHAYCVGTARSVDSYLKIDRIIATAEVAGVDAIHPGYGFLAENAQFNEQCRSSGFEFIGPSPTAMDKLGDKNTARSMAIAQNVPVVPGSDGLITDFDRAIDTAKEIGFPVLIKATAGGGGKGMRVAETEDVLKSQLEAARNEAMAAFGNGGVYLEKFIQQPRHIEVQVIADAHGNVCHLFERDCSVQRRHQKLVEEAPSPDLPQDRREAICDAAVRMIAGADYSGAGTVEFIVDKDYNFYFIEVNARIQVEHPVSEMITGVDLIQEQIRVAAGLPLSFRQEELSPTGHAIECRLNAEDPTKNFQPCPGQIKSMFVPGGMGVRFDSHVQTGYVVPPYYDSMIGKLIVHRPTREQAVATMLRALKELQVEGITTTVDFHNWILQNEAFVSGSVDTKYVDRNYKGQTS
- the accB gene encoding acetyl-CoA carboxylase biotin carboxyl carrier protein; this encodes MKSEKPDGGDVFDIDRIRQIVELMEQHELNEVDLQQADDRIKLTRGGSAPAMIPAPAMPAAPAAPAPAPAAASAPAPAAAGGDDSASTAGTITINSPMVGTFYSKANPEAPPFAKVGDVVSEDTVVCIVEAMKVFNEIPAECRGKIVEVLVSDQQAVDFGKPLFRVQVDG